The following nucleotide sequence is from Synergistota bacterium.
ATAGGAGATTTTGTCATATCAAATCCCGTGATAGTTTCCTTGAAAAGAGCCTTTCCGGATTCACTGATCGTTGTTGCGGTTAGAAAAGCCGTTGGGGAGCTCGCTCGCTTGTGCCCCTGTATTGATGAAGTTGAGGTTTATGACTATAAGGGCGAGCATAAGGGATTAAGTGGCTGGCTTGATATAATATCCCGTTTGCGGAGATACCGCTTTGATCTCGGCGTCGCCCCCAACTTTTCCTTTAGATCTGGCTTGCTTCTTTATCTGGCAGGCTGTAAGGAAAGGATAGCTTCTCCAACCGATGGCAGGGGTATCTTCCTGACTAAAAGGAGCGAGTATATTCCTCCGGGGTGCAGGACGGGAGACTGTTCCCTATATGCTTTTAGCTCTCTTACCGAGATTCGCCTTAAGGTTCTGGAACCTCTCGGCGTAAAGAAAGAGAAGTATCCCTGTTTTGATGTGTCGGAGTCTATTAGAGAAAAGGTATACGATCGCTTTCTAAAGGATCTTACCCCTCCGTTTTTCTCCATAGGAGCAACGGGCTCCAGGCTGGAGAAAAGATGGAGCTTAAGGAAGTGGAGAATCCTAATCGAGGAGCTTAATGAAAAATATAGGGCGAGCTTTCTTCTCCTCGGAACCGCTGATGATAGACCTTATTTAAGCTCCCTTTCTCTTCCCTTCGCTTTCAACACTGCGGGGCAAACTTCTATTTCTGATCTTGCTGGTCTCCTCTCCTTCGTTGACCTTCACATAGGCATCGACTCCAGCCATATGCATATCGCTTCGGCTCTCGGCGTGAGGTGCGTGGGTCTTTACGGAAGCTCAAACCCCTTTGCTTGGTCTCCCACGGCTTCTCCGGGCCTTGTGAGGTCCATATATAAGTTTCTTCCATGTTCGCCCTGTTGCGGAAAGTATCCGTGCTATTCCTTTAAGCCTTATGGGGTTCGTCCCTGCATGTCTTCCATATCGGTAGAGGATGTCTTAAGGGAGGTAAGAGAGCATATGAGAGCTATAAGAGCCGATGAGATTAAAAGGAATGAGTGAGCGAAAAAGCCCTCCTTTATGCTCGTTCCCGAGGCGATAACCCAGCCTGCCTCGTAATTTCCCAGTCCTAAGAATCCTGAAATAGGGATAAGAAAGGAACATTCCGCGCCTATCGATCCTTTAAAAGCTTCTATAAATTTCATTTTCCCCGATGCGGTGAGAAGTGAAGCTATTCCCGCGCCCTTTATGATCCATACGGCGTAGGTTATTCCGAAAGCCTTTGTTAGCTCCTCTCGCGTAAATCTTTCCCATCCTCGTGAATATACCTCTTTTAGTCTCGGTATAGTTAATATACCCTTGAATATCCTGTCTATAGCTTTGAATCCGAAAAACGCGAAGCCGAACTCAAAGGCTATCAGGCTTGAGCCTACCAAAGGGGAAAAAGTTAAAAGTAGCAAGCTCAATATACAAACGGCATCCATGCCTCTTCCTAAAAGGAGCAGGCTTCCGCTGATTAAGACTTTTATTCCCTTTTTCTTTAGCAAAGCTGGGAAGGCAAGTTCCCCCAGCTTTGCGGGCAGGATATTTGCGAGGGCGGTGTGAAAAGCTACTATTTTTAGCATCTCTCTGCGGGCTATAGGGCGGGGCAATAGTAATCTCCATCTTTCAGCTCTCAAGGGATAAGTGAGGAGGTAAAGAACGAAGGCTGGAGCTACTCCCCTGATCCCGGATAGCTTCCAGAGAGAACCAATGTCTTTTAAGGTGTTTTCCCTAAGGAGATAATAGGAGGTAATGCTTGCTATTATCGCTCCTAAGACTATGTAGGTTTTTCTCGTTGACATATCACTACTTCCTTTATCATATAAGGTTTTCTCCCTTGAGATTCATAGTATGTTCTCATGATAAGCTCTGCTATCAATCCCGTTGAAATAAGTTGGATACCAGCTATCATGAGCAGTATTGCGAGCAAAAGAAGGGGTCTCTTGGAGAGCTCTACTCCCTTAAGAAGCTTAAGTAGCGTGAGGTAAAGCGCTATAGCGAAACCTCCGAAAAAGCTTAGCAATCCCCATCCTCCGAGGAAGTGAAGGGGTTTTGTCCCATAGCTTAAGAGGAACTTAACGAGTATCAGGTCTAAAAGCACCTTGGGTATTCTCTCGAGCCCGTATTTTGACTTGCCTTTCCTTCTTGGATGATGTTTCACTGGTATCTCTGCCACCTTGGCTCCATTTATCGACGCAAGCGCGGGAATAAATCTGTGAAGCTCACCATACAGATTCAGATCTTTAAGAACCTCGCTTCTATAGGCCTTGAGCGTGCAGCCATAGTCGTGAAGATGAACGCCCGTTATCTTTGATATCAGCCAGTTAGCAATTTTTGACGGGATCTTTCTTCTTAGTAAGGTATCTTTTCTGTCTTTCCTCCAACCGCTAACCACATCGTATCCCTCGCTTATCTTGGAAAGAAGCCTGGGTATATCCTCGGGATCGTTTTGAAGATCTCCATCCATGGTTATGATTATATCTCCCCGTGCTGTCTCAAATCCCGCTGAGATGGCGGCAGTTTGCCCATAGTTTCTTCTTAGTATGATTGTCGTGACCTTTTCATCCGTGAGCGCTATTTGTTTTAGGATTTCGGTGCTTCCATCTGTGCTCCCGTCATCCACGAATATGATTTCATGGCTTAAGGTTTTTAACGCTTCCTTCAGCTTTTTGTAAAGCTCTTCTATGTTTTCTCTTTCGTTATATATGGGTATTACCACCGAGATAAGGCTTTTTACCGTTTTTTGAATATTCTTAAGGTTATCCATTTTCCGTTGTATAAAGAGAACCCCTCGCTTTCAAATATCTTTTTGTACCCCGGGATCTCTTCCCGGTAGCTTAAGATCCATTTCCCCTTTTCTCCAATTTTTATGTCCTTTCCGTAATAGAACACGGTTGATGGGGCTAAGGCTTTCTTGGTTGACCACAGCTCTGGGCATCTCTCATGGGCGAATACTCCCGCAAGATAATGTGGATAGAAGCTCTTAAACGGGCTTAAGACAAGCAAGGCTAAGGATAAGGCAAGCGCCGTTGAGAGAAAAACTCTCGCTCCCTTAAGATATAGGCTTATCGCCCAGAGAACGCCAACCGAAAAAGAGCTTAAAAATAAGCCCTTTTTAAGCTCCTCAGGCAGTTTACCTCCGAAGAAGTGAATTATCGCTAATGGAATAAGGATAAGAATTCCTCCGGAGAGCCAGTCCCAGAGAGATTCCCTTTCCTGCTCCATTATGAGAGCGAGTGCTGGATAGAGAGGAAGGATGTAATGGGGCAGTTTCGTCTTAGCTATGGAAAAGATAGTGAGAACCACTAAAAACCAGATGTAAAACAGGGCTTTATCCCTGTTCCAGTAGCTCAGTCCCTTAAGCAATTTGCCGAGATTTGGCACCGCTCCCATAAGAAGTATAGGTAGGTAGTAGTAAAGCGGTCCCGTGTGTCCTTCAAGTCCCGTTCTGATTCGCGCGAGGTTCTCGTGAAGCAGAAAATATTTAACCATGTCTTTCATTCCCTCTAAATAAAGTAGGGCGAACCAGCTTCCCCCGATGAGAACCGCGATTAATCCGGATAGAACGATTCCTTTTATGATTCTTCTATCGTAAATGAGAGCATAAATGATAAAGGTGATACCCCATATTGCCACGGACACTGGTCCCTTAGCCAAAACGCTTACCCCAAGCGCTATGCCAGCTGAAAGCCACTTTTCCCTGTATCCTAAAAGGAAAGCTAAGGTTAGGAAGAATACCATCGCTGAATCCATTCTTCCAACGCAGGCTAATAATATAGGCATAAGGCAAGAGAGAAATATTATGTGGGCTTTGCTTTTCCTGTACCAGGCTCGAAGCAGGTAAGCCGTAAAAAGCGTAAACAAAAGTGCCCATATCCTCGCGCTTATTTCACTGGGTCCGAAGATTTTAAAGGTGAATCCTGTTATCCAAAACCATAAAGGGGGTTTTGTCGGAAAGGGCGTTCCGTTAAAGTTTGGAATAAGCCAGTTTCCCGTTTTAGCCATTCTTAAGGATACGCTTGCATACCATGCCTCATCCATGTCGAGTATGGGATAGACGGATATCGCTATGGCTAAGGCTATTACTATAATGGATATCTTAAGCACCTTCTCTTTTATCACCTCCGATCGCTATTATGAACCCGATCAGGAGCGAGAAAACTACATCCGAGAACCAGTGAGCCTGTACTGCTACCCTGCTTATGGCTACGATAAAAGGGAATGGGAGAAAAATATACCTCCACGCTCCTTTTGTGCTCAAGTATAGCGAAAAGAAGACCCCGCTTGCAAGGGCGGTGTGTCCTGAGGGGAAAGACCAATAGTCAGAGTCAGTGATCTTATCATATCTGAACCAGTCGAGCTTATTTCCTACCCTCGGTCTTGCTCGTAATGTCCCGATCTTTATTATGTCCGCTATTGCACCGGCTGCTATTCCCGATATTAATGCTCTTCTCAAGGCGGTTTCTGCTTTTTCAAGCTTTGTTATGGATGTTAAACAGATTCCCATTATAATTGCGGGTAGAAGTTTTTTCCCGTTTCCTATGGCGTTTCCCAGATGGGTAAGCGGTTTTACCGAAGGTATCTTCATATTTCCATCTCCGAACGCGAGTGTTAACGATACCGCTAAGATTAAGATGTGAATAGCTCCCTTTTTCCTAAAGGGGGCAAGGAATGCCTCCTTGAGTTTTTTTCTTTCCTGGTATATAACTATGATGCATGGTAAGGAGATGAGGAAGAAGAAGAGTTTTTCCATACCTATGATTATAACAGAAACTTTTTTCGGGGCTTCCCCTTGTCAATTTAAATTTCTTTAATTATAATAGAAGTGGTTCTTGGGCTATTGAGCACCTTGATAAGTTGTCATATGGGATGTAACCTGCATTTTTCCCTTTCCTTCCCGCGAAGCGGAAAGGAGGTGAGAAGAAGAAAAGGCTTTACAGGGAATGGAAAGGGAGCGTTAAGGCAGGTTTTTAAACTGGTTATCTCTTTCCCTCCGGATCGGGGTTTTTCTCGGAGAAAGCCGAGGTAGGAAAAGTAGGAAAGCCTATTTGTAGGAAGCAAGGAAACATGGGATACTTGCTTCCCCTTTTCCTGCTTTTTCGGCTTTCAGGGAGGCTCTGAGTAGGGAGGGTGAAAAACTGAAGAAAAAGGAGGGTGTGTGAATGAGACGGTATGCTGTTATAGCTGCTTTGGTGGCTGTCTTAGCGTTGGCAGTACCAGCGTTGGCAACTAATCCGTTTGTCGATGTTCCTTTGAATCACTGGGCTTATGATGCGGTAGCTAAGCTCGCTGCTGATGGCATAGTTCAGGGTTATCCCGATGGGACCTTCCAGGGAAGCAAGCCGATCACGCGTTATGAGTTTGCAGTGGCTGTTGCGAGAGCTCTCGCTAAGATAGACAAGGAGAAGGCTTCCAAGGAGGATCTTGCTCTCTTAAAGAAGCTTGTCGTCGAGTTCCAGGATGAGCTCAACGCTCTCGGCGTTAAGGTTGACAAGATAGACAAGCGCCTTGAGACGGTTGAGAAGAACTTAAACGGCTTCCAATTCGCTGGGGAGCTCAGAGTTGACTTCTACTGGAATAATGGGGACTATTATGATAATCAAACTACACCGAACTATCAGGATGCTTCCATTAGCAGGGCGCGTTTACACATCAGCAAGCAGGTTGATGATAATGTGAGCATTTACTTCCGTATCGATGATGATGATGTTTTCAGCAAGGCTTACGCCACCATTAAGTTCCCATGGGATATCACGATGACGATCGGTCGCTTCTGCCCAGACTGGGAAGGTGAGCTTGGACTCTATGCTGACAATGATGCTATTCTGACCGATCGCACTTACAATCCGGTGATTTACTTTACCAAGAAGGCTGGTGCGGTTGATGCGGTGGCGTATTATGCTTATACAGATGATGATGAGCTTTCCGAGTATGGTGGTCGTCTTGATTTCCACTTCAACGATAAGATTAGGGTTGGCGTATTCTACATGGGTTGGACGACACAGCCCGGTAACAATCTTGACCCCAGCGTCTATGGTGCCGACTTCACCGTCAACTTCAGCGAGGGCTTTAAGATTTATGGTCAGTACATGTCTGAGGATCTCGGCGGAACCGTTACCGTTAACAATACTGCCGTTGATGACGCTACCATTTATAAGTTTGGTGCCTCCGTTGATCAGAGCGTGATTGGCTTCACCTCCTTCACGGTTGAGTATCTCCACATGGATCAGGGGGCGTTCTTTGCCAATCAACCGTTTGCTTACATAGAGGCGCAGGAGTTCCTTAGGACGGATGGCAATTCTCCCGTTCTTACGGGATATCTTATTGATGATGTAGACGCTGTTTTGGTAATGCTTACCCAGCAGTGGAGCGATAAGGTATCTACCACTGAGCGCTACTACAGCTTCGATTACAGCAATACTCTTAATGATCTTACCGCGTTTGCCTTTACCTTCAAGTATCAGTACACGCCTTCTACCTACTTCGAGTTCGCTTACGAAAACGTGGATTGGGACGAGGGTTCTGCTCAGCAGGATGAATCTCGCATCCGCTTCAGGACTTACATAAGCTTCTAATAGATTC
It contains:
- a CDS encoding flippase-like domain-containing protein: MSTRKTYIVLGAIIASITSYYLLRENTLKDIGSLWKLSGIRGVAPAFVLYLLTYPLRAERWRLLLPRPIARREMLKIVAFHTALANILPAKLGELAFPALLKKKGIKVLISGSLLLLGRGMDAVCILSLLLLTFSPLVGSSLIAFEFGFAFFGFKAIDRIFKGILTIPRLKEVYSRGWERFTREELTKAFGITYAVWIIKGAGIASLLTASGKMKFIEAFKGSIGAECSFLIPISGFLGLGNYEAGWVIASGTSIKEGFFAHSFLLISSALIALICSLTSLKTSSTDMEDMQGRTP
- a CDS encoding phosphatase PAP2 family protein; protein product: MKIPSVKPLTHLGNAIGNGKKLLPAIIMGICLTSITKLEKAETALRRALISGIAAGAIADIIKIGTLRARPRVGNKLDWFRYDKITDSDYWSFPSGHTALASGVFFSLYLSTKGAWRYIFLPFPFIVAISRVAVQAHWFSDVVFSLLIGFIIAIGGDKREGA
- a CDS encoding glycosyltransferase family 9 protein encodes the protein IGDFVISNPVIVSLKRAFPDSLIVVAVRKAVGELARLCPCIDEVEVYDYKGEHKGLSGWLDIISRLRRYRFDLGVAPNFSFRSGLLLYLAGCKERIASPTDGRGIFLTKRSEYIPPGCRTGDCSLYAFSSLTEIRLKVLEPLGVKKEKYPCFDVSESIREKVYDRFLKDLTPPFFSIGATGSRLEKRWSLRKWRILIEELNEKYRASFLLLGTADDRPYLSSLSLPFAFNTAGQTSISDLAGLLSFVDLHIGIDSSHMHIASALGVRCVGLYGSSNPFAWSPTASPGLVRSIYKFLPCSPCCGKYPCYSFKPYGVRPCMSSISVEDVLREVREHMRAIRADEIKRNE
- a CDS encoding glycosyltransferase family 39 protein, with protein sequence MLKISIIVIALAIAISVYPILDMDEAWYASVSLRMAKTGNWLIPNFNGTPFPTKPPLWFWITGFTFKIFGPSEISARIWALLFTLFTAYLLRAWYRKSKAHIIFLSCLMPILLACVGRMDSAMVFFLTLAFLLGYREKWLSAGIALGVSVLAKGPVSVAIWGITFIIYALIYDRRIIKGIVLSGLIAVLIGGSWFALLYLEGMKDMVKYFLLHENLARIRTGLEGHTGPLYYYLPILLMGAVPNLGKLLKGLSYWNRDKALFYIWFLVVLTIFSIAKTKLPHYILPLYPALALIMEQERESLWDWLSGGILILIPLAIIHFFGGKLPEELKKGLFLSSFSVGVLWAISLYLKGARVFLSTALALSLALLVLSPFKSFYPHYLAGVFAHERCPELWSTKKALAPSTVFYYGKDIKIGEKGKWILSYREEIPGYKKIFESEGFSLYNGKWITLRIFKKR
- a CDS encoding glycosyltransferase family 2 protein, with translation MDNLKNIQKTVKSLISVVIPIYNERENIEELYKKLKEALKTLSHEIIFVDDGSTDGSTEILKQIALTDEKVTTIILRRNYGQTAAISAGFETARGDIIITMDGDLQNDPEDIPRLLSKISEGYDVVSGWRKDRKDTLLRRKIPSKIANWLISKITGVHLHDYGCTLKAYRSEVLKDLNLYGELHRFIPALASINGAKVAEIPVKHHPRRKGKSKYGLERIPKVLLDLILVKFLLSYGTKPLHFLGGWGLLSFFGGFAIALYLTLLKLLKGVELSKRPLLLLAILLMIAGIQLISTGLIAELIMRTYYESQGRKPYMIKEVVICQREKPT
- a CDS encoding S-layer homology domain-containing protein, producing the protein MRRYAVIAALVAVLALAVPALATNPFVDVPLNHWAYDAVAKLAADGIVQGYPDGTFQGSKPITRYEFAVAVARALAKIDKEKASKEDLALLKKLVVEFQDELNALGVKVDKIDKRLETVEKNLNGFQFAGELRVDFYWNNGDYYDNQTTPNYQDASISRARLHISKQVDDNVSIYFRIDDDDVFSKAYATIKFPWDITMTIGRFCPDWEGELGLYADNDAILTDRTYNPVIYFTKKAGAVDAVAYYAYTDDDELSEYGGRLDFHFNDKIRVGVFYMGWTTQPGNNLDPSVYGADFTVNFSEGFKIYGQYMSEDLGGTVTVNNTAVDDATIYKFGASVDQSVIGFTSFTVEYLHMDQGAFFANQPFAYIEAQEFLRTDGNSPVLTGYLIDDVDAVLVMLTQQWSDKVSTTERYYSFDYSNTLNDLTAFAFTFKYQYTPSTYFEFAYENVDWDEGSAQQDESRIRFRTYISF